One Rhododendron vialii isolate Sample 1 chromosome 2a, ASM3025357v1 genomic region harbors:
- the LOC131314983 gene encoding protein LURP-one-related 17-like — MNFFFKSISRSRVHEINHVRTRVQECKSGGAWQSLTVWRKSLLLSCNGFTVIDSNGNLIFRVENYAGRPEEVTLMDGAGKPVLTICRRNKLRVLADNWFVYEGHEVGDSSSRKPIFCARKRITILQPRVNAIARVYHQPFDKRSVYVIEGSYANRSCQVLDESRMVVAEIKKKESVNGGTVSFGAEVFLLIIRPGFSPSFAMAIVLLLDQMFS, encoded by the exons atgaatttcTTCTTCAAATCAATATCAAGATCAAGAGTCCATGAAATCAACCACGTACGAACAAGAGTGCAAGAGTGCAAGTCTGGCGGCGCGTGGCAATCACTAACAGTGTGGAGAAAATCACTTCTCTTGAGTTGTAATGGCTTTACGGTGATTGACTCCAATGGTAACTTAATCTTTAGGGTTGAGAATTACGCCGGACGACCAGAGGAAGTCACTCTCATGGACGGCGCAGGGAAGCCTGTCCTCACCATTTGTCGTCGCAAC AAGCTTAGAGTCCTAGCAGACAACTGGTTTGTGTACGAAGGTCATGAAGTTGGTGACTCTTCATCAAGAAAACCAATCTTCTGTGCTAGAAAACGCATTACCATCTTACAACCTAGAGTCAATGCGATTGCTCGCGTTTACCACCAGCCGTTTGATAAAAGAAGCGTGTACGTGATTGAAGGATCGTATGCGAATCGGTCGTGCCAGGTGTTGGATGAGTCGAGGATGGTGGTAGCGGAGATCAAGAAGAAGGAATCAGTGAACGGTGGTACTGTTTcttttggagctgaggtttTTCTTCTGATCATACGGCCAGGGTTCAGTCCCAGCTTCGCAATGGCCATTGTTTTGCTACTTGATCAAATGTTCTCTTAA